From the Girardinichthys multiradiatus isolate DD_20200921_A chromosome 22, DD_fGirMul_XY1, whole genome shotgun sequence genome, one window contains:
- the b3gnt2b gene encoding N-acetyllactosaminide beta-1,3-N-acetylglucosaminyltransferase 2: MALLRWNLKLMVTLMMVNLFIFILLTRNSSTDKNGRQKPHIPTKPFWTKLAPSSPFWNRQQQIMDLQHNPIIMVNSSSLELPDWLNDTSFPSDPCQPNHRVTTQVKDYNSLPNRFKDFLLYMRCRSYPILIDQPEICKEPAPFLLLAVKSLVPHFDRRQAIRQSWGSAGVVANMTVVTVFLLGNATAVDYHPDLSEMVQHESRRHKDVVQWDFRDSFFNLTVKELLFLEWIQTRCSGARYIFKGDDDVFVNTYRILDFLKGLSGPKARDLFVGDVITNAGPHRDKKVKYFIPESMYAGTYPPYAGGGGYLYSGDIAARLHNISQHVALYPIDDVYTGMCLRKLGLAPEKHKGFRTFNIEEKYRSNPCAYKSLMLVHPRTPQEMIQIWSWLNRPDLSC, encoded by the coding sequence ATGGCGCTGCTGCGTTGGAACCTAAAGCTTATGGTGACGCTGATGATGGTCAacctcttcatcttcatcctcctcacCCGTAACAGCAGCACAGACAAAAATGGACGTCAGAAGCCCCACATCCCCACCAAACCTTTTTGGACCAAGCTAGCCCCCAGTTCCCCCTTCTGGAACCGCCAGCAGCAGATTATGGACCTTCAGCACAATCCAATCATCATGGTGAACTCTAGCAGCCTAGAGTTGCCCGACTGGCTCAATGACACCAGTTTTCCCTCTGACCCCTGTCAGCCCAATCACAGGGTTACTACTCAGGTTAAGGACTACAACTCTTTACCAAATCGCTTCAAGGACTTCCTGCTCTACATGCGCTGCCGGTCCTACCCCATCCTGATAGACCAGCCGGAAATCTGCAAGGAGCCCGCCCCATTCCTGCTCCTCGCAGTGAAATCTCTTGTGCCGCATTTTGACCGACGCCAGGCCATCCGTCAGTCCTGGGGATCAGCGGGTGTAGTAGCCAACATGACGGTGGTCACCGTTTTTCTTCTGGGAAACGCTACAGCTGTGGACTACCATCCAGATCTGTCTGAGATGGTGCAGCACGAGAGCCGCCGCCATAAGGACGTTGTGCAGTGGGATTTTAGGGACTCCTTCTTTAACTTGACTGTCAAAGAACTGTTGTTCTTAGAATGGATTCAAACTCGTTGTTCTGGCGCTCGCTACATCTTCAAGGGGGATGACGATGTCTTTGTCAACACGTACCGCATCCTGGACTTCCTCAAGGGCTTATCGGGGCCCAAAGCCAGGGACCTGTTTGTGGGTGACGTTATCACAAACGCTGGGCCGCACAGAGACAAGAAGGTCAAATACTTCATCCCAGAGAGCATGTATGCTGGGACGTACCCTCCTTACGCAGGAGGAGGGGGCTACCTTTACTCTGGAGACATTGCTGCTCGTCTGCACAACATCTCGCAGCATGTAGCACTTTATCCCATTGATGACGTCTACACCGGGATGTGTCTCCGTAAGCTGGGCCTAGCTCCAGAAAAGCACAAAGGTTTCAGGACCTTTAACATAGAGGAGAAATATCGGTCGAACCCCTGCGCATACAAGAGCTTAATGCTGGTTCACCCGAGGACCCCGCAGGAGATGATCCAGATATGGTCCTGGCTCAACAGACCTGACTTGTCCTGCTAG